In Oceanispirochaeta sp., one DNA window encodes the following:
- a CDS encoding carbohydrate ABC transporter permease, translating to MGSLKIKSKNAEERKAYWIMVLPAFAIYILVMGFPIIISFILSLSNYNGGKMFGGEAWKITGFQQYSKLIVDPSFWYALRNNIYVVIISVFGQLPLGLFLAYLIYRKTVRFGDFWQGVLYVPAIISVIVIGIMWSMIFSPYGPLSEIVNKYHSHVYTRELTQIFNQEKGFLISDNLVQKIYALSGSIVDQTFSTSAEFKQFLLTYSPDQLDVLKSDLCNLFSPKWSSDFLNKRDIAMIPILFVTLWIWTGLYLILFLGNMQKISPQILEAATIDGASEGEVLIHIILPSLSGVIMNASILCIAGSLSGFDLIFAMTGGGPARITQVLSIYMYENAFMGAPNYPLANAISMTIVVFSFLLVAITKGVEKKMGGVE from the coding sequence GTGGGATCTTTAAAAATTAAGAGTAAAAATGCGGAAGAACGTAAGGCCTATTGGATTATGGTTCTACCGGCATTTGCTATTTACATTCTGGTCATGGGCTTTCCAATCATCATCTCTTTCATTCTTTCTCTGAGCAACTACAATGGTGGTAAAATGTTTGGTGGAGAAGCCTGGAAAATTACCGGATTTCAGCAGTATAGCAAGCTTATTGTAGATCCCAGCTTTTGGTATGCACTCAGGAATAATATTTACGTTGTTATTATCTCAGTCTTTGGTCAACTGCCTTTAGGGCTCTTTCTGGCGTATCTTATATACCGGAAAACGGTTCGCTTTGGAGATTTCTGGCAGGGTGTTCTTTATGTGCCTGCCATCATCTCAGTGATTGTCATCGGGATCATGTGGAGTATGATTTTCTCTCCTTATGGACCACTTTCAGAGATTGTCAACAAATATCATTCCCATGTTTATACCAGAGAGCTCACTCAGATTTTTAATCAGGAGAAGGGTTTTCTCATTTCTGATAATCTTGTTCAAAAAATCTATGCCCTCAGCGGCTCCATTGTCGATCAGACATTTTCCACCAGTGCAGAATTCAAACAGTTCCTTCTGACATACTCTCCGGATCAACTGGATGTTCTCAAAAGCGACCTCTGCAATCTGTTTTCTCCTAAATGGTCTTCTGATTTTCTGAACAAAAGGGACATCGCCATGATTCCCATCCTCTTTGTGACCCTTTGGATCTGGACAGGACTGTATTTGATTCTCTTTCTGGGGAATATGCAGAAAATCAGTCCTCAAATCCTGGAAGCAGCCACAATCGACGGAGCCTCAGAAGGGGAAGTGCTGATTCATATTATTCTTCCCAGTCTCTCCGGGGTTATCATGAATGCCTCTATTCTCTGCATTGCCGGTTCTTTGAGCGGGTTTGATCTTATTTTTGCCATGACAGGAGGGGGGCCGGCGCGTATTACCCAGGTTCTATCCATATATATGTACGAAAATGCCTTTATGGGAGCCCCCAACTATCCCCTGGCCAATGCAATTTCCATGACTATCGTGGTCTTCAGCTTCCTGCTTGTAGCCATCACAAAGGGTGTAGAGAAAAAAATGGGAGGAGTAGAATAA
- a CDS encoding ABC transporter substrate-binding protein codes for MKSLRKWLTIVIVGFFAIGTIFANGSSDSAEANQVTLNVLDYIDATAPGYAENEAIWQEFTDSNSDISIVKEELSNEAFHQKMAAYVAAGTIPDVMYMYPSGRSTTIHEMKLVKDLAPLLGDDFLSHFVSAAIDPSGQVSPYLAELPQSITYSSIMYTNTKLLDDMGLKIPETYADLKAMVPLLKAKGIQTILMANKDDWVMQSCLFSTVAGRFLDSEWIESVKKGEAQFTDKAFIDALTFIQTMYQDGVISPNTIQVSYGEAPALFAAGKAAFYIDGDWRQNAFITDPSSGTALISPEAQENDFNFMNFPIIPGEKNPGVTSAILGCGYGISTAIPEGSEKEAAAIRLVKYLYSKDVQKQYLEVGRYITSRNDVTSDKLEPFITKMMTFHDSIGNTSDVLDGVLDSTVYSVINSGLQEIGLGLKTPAQVAAAVQEAMDTQISSK; via the coding sequence ATGAAATCTTTAAGGAAATGGCTCACCATTGTCATTGTCGGATTCTTTGCAATCGGTACCATCTTTGCCAATGGAAGCAGCGATTCTGCAGAGGCGAATCAAGTGACTCTCAATGTGCTTGATTACATTGATGCTACCGCCCCGGGCTATGCTGAGAATGAAGCGATATGGCAGGAATTTACTGACAGTAATTCCGATATCTCTATCGTCAAAGAAGAACTCTCAAACGAAGCCTTTCATCAGAAAATGGCTGCTTATGTGGCTGCCGGGACAATTCCTGATGTCATGTATATGTACCCTTCGGGTCGTTCCACTACGATTCACGAAATGAAGCTCGTTAAAGACCTGGCTCCCCTCTTGGGAGATGATTTTTTATCTCACTTTGTTTCCGCTGCGATTGATCCTTCCGGTCAGGTCAGCCCTTACCTGGCAGAGCTTCCCCAGAGCATCACCTATTCATCCATCATGTATACGAATACGAAGTTATTAGATGATATGGGTCTGAAAATCCCTGAAACATATGCGGATCTTAAAGCCATGGTTCCTCTGCTTAAGGCCAAAGGAATACAAACCATTCTGATGGCGAATAAAGACGACTGGGTCATGCAGTCCTGTCTCTTTTCGACAGTTGCCGGAAGATTTCTGGACAGCGAATGGATTGAAAGTGTAAAGAAGGGTGAGGCTCAATTTACCGATAAGGCGTTCATTGACGCTTTAACTTTTATCCAGACAATGTACCAGGACGGAGTGATTTCTCCAAACACCATTCAGGTGTCCTACGGTGAGGCTCCTGCTCTTTTTGCAGCCGGCAAAGCAGCATTTTATATTGACGGTGACTGGCGTCAGAACGCTTTTATTACCGATCCATCCTCGGGAACGGCTCTCATCAGCCCGGAAGCTCAGGAAAATGATTTTAACTTTATGAACTTTCCCATTATACCCGGTGAGAAAAATCCCGGTGTAACATCGGCAATCCTGGGCTGCGGATATGGAATCTCCACAGCGATTCCCGAAGGTTCTGAAAAAGAAGCTGCTGCCATCCGTCTGGTTAAGTATCTATACTCAAAAGATGTTCAGAAACAGTACCTGGAAGTCGGCCGTTACATCACATCCCGTAATGATGTTACAAGTGACAAGCTGGAACCATTCATTACAAAGATGATGACTTTCCATGACTCTATTGGAAACACAAGCGATGTTCTTGATGGAGTTCTCGATTCTACAGTTTACTCTGTCATCAACAGTGGATTGCAGGAAATCGGATTGGGACTGAAGACTCCCGCTCAGGTTGCTGCTGCCGTTCAGGAAGCCATGGACACTCAGATTTCTTCAAAGTAA